The genomic segment CACGGCCGCTGCGCGGCCTGCCCGTCGGCGCCGGTCACCATGGGCTCGCTGGTCCGCCCGGCGCTGCTGAAGATCGAGGGCGTCCGGTCGGTGACCCGGGCGGGCGCGGTGTCCCGGTTCGCCGAGGCGCGCATCGAGAAGATGTTCGGACTGTCGGAGCCGGCCGGATGACCGGCGGCTTTCCCGACGGGCCGCTGACCGGCGTACGCGTGGTGGAGGCCGGCGTGCTGCTGGCCGGACCGTTCTGCGCGCAGCTGCTCGGTGACTTCGGCGCCGAGGTGATCAAGGTCGAGCAGCCGGACGGCGGCGACCCGATGCGGCAGTGGGGGCGGGAGAAGCCGCACGGCAAGTCGCTGTGGTTCCCGGTGGTGGCCCGCAACAAGAAGTCGGTCACCTGCAACCTGCGGGTGCCGGAGGGGCAGCAGCTCATGCGCGACCTGCTCGCCGGCGCCGACGTGTTCGTGGAGAACTTCCGCCCGGGCACGCTGGAACGCTGGGGGCTCGCGCCGGAGGAGCTGCACCGGATCAACCCGCGGCTGGTCGTCGTGCGGGTCACCGCGTTCGGGCAGGACGGCCCGTACGCGTCCCGCGCCGGCTACGGCTCGATCGGCGAGGCGATGGGCGGGATCCGGCACGTCACCGGCGACCCGTCCACGCCGCCGAGCCGCATCGGCGTCAGCCTCGGCGACTCGCTGGCCGGCACGTTCGCCGCGCTCGGCGCCATGATGGCGTTGCGGGTGGCGGGCAGCACCGGCCA from the Micromonospora sp. WMMA1947 genome contains:
- a CDS encoding NifU family protein, which translates into the protein MGADKTAKAADRALDGKVRQLVEAHGGGVTVDVDADGDARVTFHGRCAACPSAPVTMGSLVRPALLKIEGVRSVTRAGAVSRFAEARIEKMFGLSEPAG